The DNA region CTGGTAGGCGGCAGCACGGTCAGCGGCGTGGTGAATATCGAACGCGGATACTGAACATATCGCGTCCCATTGAAGGAACGCCGCCAGCCGCGGCGGCAAGCGTTGCACGGGACCAGACTAGGAGACACATCATGGCACTACCCCAGCAGGTGAAAATCGTCGAAGTCGGTCCGCGCGACGGACTGCAGAACGAAAAAGAATTCGTCCCCACCGCGACCAAGATCGAGCTGATCAACCGTTTGTCGGCGGCAGGCTTCCGTAACGTCGAGGCCGCTTCGTTCGTGTCGCCGAAATGGGTGCCGCAGATGGCCGACGGCGCCGACGTGATGGCCGGCATCGAACGGCGTGCGGGCACGATCTACTCGGTGCTCACGCCCAACCTGCGCGGCTTCGAAGGCGCGCTCGCCGCGCGTGCGGACGAGATCGTGATTTTCGGCGCCGCGAGCGAAGCCTTCTCGCAGAAAAACATCAACTGCAGCATCGCCGAAAGCATCGACCGGTTCGCACCCGTCGCGCAGGCGGCCAAACAGCATGGCTTGCGGATTCGCGGCAGCGTGTCGTGCGCGCTGGGCTGCCCGTATCAAGGCGAAGTGCCGGTGGCGTCGGTGGTGGATGTCGTCGAACGCTTCGCGGCGCTCGGCTGCGACGAAATCGATATCGCCGACACGATCGGCGTCGGCACGCCCAGGCGCACGCGCGAAGTGTTCGAGGCGGTCACCCGCGTGTTTCCGCGCGAGCGTCTGTCCGGCCACTTCCACGACACCTATGGTCAGGCACTCGCCAACATCTACGCGGCGTTGCTGGAAGGCATCGAGATCTATCACGCGTCGGTGGCGGGCCTCGGCGGCTGCCCGTATGCGAAGGGCGCGACCGGCAACGTCGCGACCGAAGACGTGCTGTATCTGATGAACGGCCTCGGCATCGAGACCGGCATCGACCTCGCACAAGTCGTGGCGATCGGCGATTTCATCTCGACGTCGATCGGCCGGCCCAACGTCTCGCGCGCCGGTAAAGCGCTGCTCGCCAAGGCGCGCAGCGAAGCGGCCAACTGCGTCTGACGCCGGCCCGGCGCACGCGCGTGGGCGCAACACTCATGCAAACATTCAGGACCTTAAACGATGACGGACCACGCTTCTCTCGAATCCGACGATCTCACCGCGCTGCCGGACGCGGCACGCCGCGTCGCGCTGCTGTTGCGCGAACGCGGTCACGCGGGCCGGATCGTGATGCTGCCGGAAACCGGCAAGACTTCCGCCGAAGCCGCCGCGGGACTCGGCTGCTCGGTCGCGCAGATCGCCAAGTCGATCCTGTTTCGCCGCCGTGAAGACGACGCGCCGGTATTGGTGGTCGCGAGCGGCGCGAATCGCGTCGACGAAAAGAAGGTCGCGGCGCAGGTCGGCGAAATCGGCCGCGCGGACGCGAAGTTCGTCCGTGAAAAAACCGGCTATGCGATCGGCGGCGTCTGTCCGATCGGTCATGCCACCGAACCGGTCACGCTGATCGACGCCGACCTGCTCGAACTCGACAGCCTGTGGGCCGCCGCGGGCCATCCGCATGCGGTGTTCAATCTGACGGCGCAGGAACTGATCGCGCTGACGGGTGCGCCGGTGATCGACGTGGCGCTGCGTGAGACGGCGTGACGACATGACAGCCGGCCTCGATAACGAAGACGACCCCGCCGTGCCGTCGCCTTGCATCAGCGTGTGCAGGATGGACGCGACGACCGGCTGGTGCGAAGGATGCCTGCGCACCATCGACGAAATCGCCAGTTGGTCGTCGCTCGACGACGACGCGAAGCGCGCGGTCTGGGACGCGATCGAGACGCGCCACGTGGAGTTCATGGCCAGCCTGCCGAAGGAGCGGCGGTGAACGCGGCGGCGCGCATCGTCACGATCGGCGAGACGTTCAGTTCGACGCTGGCGCTGTCGGCGGAGTCGGTGAAGTCGTTCGCCTCGCTCGTCAACGACCACAACCCGCTGCATCACGACGACGCCTATGCGGCGCAAAGCCGCTTCGGCGGTCTGATCGCCTCCGGCACGCAGCCGACCGCGCATTTCATGGCGCTGCTGGCGACGCATTTTTCGACCTACGCGCAACCGCTGGGCCTCGAGTTCAATATCAAGCTGAAGAAGGCCGTGCATGCGAACGACACGCTCACAATCACCTGGCGGGTGAAGCACGCCTACTGGAAACCGAGCCTGAACGGCGATCTGACGCATCTTGAAGGCACGGTCGTGAATCAGCGCGGCGAGCTCATGTTGATCGGTTCGTCGACCATTCTGGTGATGCCGAAACCTGAAGCCGCGGCTAACGCAAACGCGGCGCCCACCTTGCCATGATCACGCTGCCGGAATCGATTCGGGTATTCGAGCGCGGCTGGCTGTCGTCGAACAACGTGCTGATGGTGGACGACGCATGCGCCGCGCTCGTCGATACCGGCTATGCCACGCACGCGCCGCAAACGGTGGCGCTGGTGCGGCAGGCGCTCGGCGCGCGGCCGCTCGATCTGATCGTCAACACGCATCTGCATTCGGACCACTGCGGCGGCAATGCGCTCCTGCAGGCGGCGTGGCCGTGCCGTACCGTCATTCCCGCTTCGGAGGCCGATGCGGTGCGCGACTGGGACGAGGCACGCCTCACCTTTCGCGCCACCGGCCAGAACTGCGAGCGCTTCGGCTTCACCGGAACGATTGCACCCGGCACACCGTTGCGGCTCGGCGCGCTCGCTTGGGAGGTGCTCGGCGCGCCCGGTCACGACCCGCATTCGCTGATGCTGTACTGCGCGGACGAACGCATCCTGATCAGCGCGGACGCGTTATGGGAAAACGGCTTCGGCGTGATCTTTCCCGAACTGGAAGGCGAAAGTGGTTTCGCCGAGGAACAGGCCGTCCTGGAGGCCATTGCGAAGCTCGACGTGCGCCTCGTGATTCCCGGCCATGGCGCGCCCTTCACGAGTGTCGAACAGGCGCTTGAACGCGCGTTTTCGCGGCTTGCCTGGCTGCGTGCCGATCCTGCTCGCAATGCAAAGAATGCCCTGAAGGTGCTGATCGTGTTCAAGCTGCTCGAGGTGCGCGCAATGCGCTTCGACACGTTGCTGCAAATGCTCGACGACGCCGCCGTGATGCGCGCCGCCGCGTCCATGCTCAGGCCGCGCGGCGAATGGCCGGCGCTGGTGAAGGACATCGTGGAGGAATTGGCGGCGCGCAATGGGCCGCTGGCGGTGGAAGGTGAGCGCATTGTCGCGCGCGCGGCGTGAGATGCCGCTGCTGCCGAGGCAACGCCGGGATGCTCGAAACGTCGGTACAAAAAGAAAGCCGCTCGACCATGACTGGCGAGCGGCGGAAATTCTGTCGGACGTGATCAGCGTCAAGTCGCATGATACGCGTGCCGGTTTTTTGGCCGCATCAGTGATTTCCCTACAGAAGTTTGACGTCCGCTTTTAAAGCCCCCTACACAGCGCGGCGCATAACCCCAGAGTCGCACGGCTTTCACAACATTGAGTCCGCTTATACGGACAATCTCGGCGTTCAGTTATTCCGGAATCCGTAGCATTTTGGTCCGCCATCACGACGCAATGGCTGTCATGGCGACGACAGGCGCTTTTGCGGCACGATCCGCCAGCCGAGATTGACACCGGCGGCGGCCAGTAGAATCAGCACCGCGCCGAGCACCTGAATCCACGCCAGCGTTTGCCCGAACGCAACCCGATCGACGATGATCGCCACCACCGGATAGATGAACGAAAGCGCGCCGGTCATCGAAGTGGGCAGCTTCTGGATCGCCCCGTACAGCAGCACGTACATGAGGCCGGTATTGACGATGCCGAGCACGATCAGCTCGAGCCACTGCACGCCGCTCGTGGGCAGCGCGTCGAAGCGCACGAAGGGAGCGAGCATCAGCACGCCGAGCGACACCTGGATCAACGCAATCAGGTGCGGCGGCGTACCCTTGAGCCGCTTCGTAATGATCGACGACACCGCATACATCGCCGCGGCGCCCACCGCGTACGCCACGCCGACCAGGTAGTGCCCCGGCACCGCCAACACCGCCGGCTCGACCTTCACGACGAACACGAGTCCGATGAACGCGACCACCAGCCAGGCCACCGTCGACGGGCTGATGCGCTCGCGAAACACGAGTGCGCCGAGCGCCACCAGCATGAACGGCTGCGTGTTGTACACGGCTGTCGCCATCGAGATCGACGCGCGCGAATACGCGGCGAACAGCAACACCCAGTTGATGACGATCGCCGCGCCGCCGAGCAGGGCGAGGCCGAGCATCTTCCACGAGAAGAGCCGGCGCCGGAACAGGCCCAGCACCGCGCACACGAGCGCCAGCGTCGCGCCGCCGAAAATACAGCGGAAAAACACGACATTGAACGGGCTTTGCTGCGACGACACCACCAGCCAGCCGATGGTGCCGGACATCAGCATCGCCATGGTCATTTCCGCGGCGCCGCGGCGAATTTCATTTGACGCCATGTTGGATCCTCGAATTGATGCCTGCACGACGAGCAGTGTAATTAATCCGGTCGTCCGAATACATGGCTAAACTTAAGCGTTACCGCGGTAGAACCTAATAATCGAAGGCCGTCATGACCAAACGCCTTACACCCTTAGCGCCCGCCCCGCTCGACGACACGGACCGCGCCCTGCTCGCCGCGCTCGCGGAAGACGCCCGTCAGCCGGTCAGCGAACTGGCGCGTCAGGTCGGCCTGTCCGCGCCGAGTACCGCGGAGCGCGTGCGCAGGCTCGAAGCGCAAGGCGTGATCGAGCGCTTCACGGTGCAGGTCGATCCGCGCGCGCTCGGCTACACGCTGCAGGCCATCGTGCGTGTGAAGCCGCTGCCCGGTCAGTTGCATCTGGTGGAAGAGGTGATCCGGCGGATTCCGGAGTTCGTCGAATGCGACAAGGTGACGGGCGACGATTGCTTCATCTGTCGCCTGTACCTCCACTCGATCGAGCAGCTCGACGAGATTCTGACGAAGGTCGCCGAGCGCGCGGAGACCAGTTCCGCGATCGTCAAGTCGACGCCGGTCGCGCGCCGCTTGCCGCCGCTCGGCTGAACGGCGAGCGGGCGCGGCTACGCACGGGAGCGCGTTGAACGAAGGGGCTTACTGCTCGACCGCTTCGAAGAAAGACAGCATTTCGGCGACCAGCTCGTCCGACGCCTCTTCCGGTATGTAGTGTCCGCACGGCAGCGCGCGGCCGCTCACGTCGCGCGCCACATGGCGCCATTCCGCCAGCGCGTCGAAGCACTTTTCAATCACGCCCTTGTCGCCCCACAACACGCGCAGCGGACAGCCGATCTTGTGGCCACGCTCGATATCGGCCCGATCGTGCTCCAGATCGATGCTCGCCGACGCGCGATAGTCCTCGCACATCGCGTGCACGGCGCCCGGTTCCGCGAGGGCCGAACGATAGGCGTCGAGCGCGGCGGGATCGAACGGCGCCAGACCCGCGTGCCGGCTGCCCATCACCGCATCGACATAGGCCGTCGGGTTGGCGCCGATCAGCGTTTCGGGCAGCGGCTCCGGCTGGATCAGGAAGAACCAGTGGAAGTAGTGCGTCGCAAACGTGCGGTCGGTGGCTTCGTACATTGCGAGCGTCGGCGCGATATCGAGCAGCATCAGACGCTCGACGGCGTCGGCGTGATCGAGCGCCATGCGGTGCGCGACGCGCGCGCCGCGATCATGAGCGCACACGAGAAAACGTTCGTAGCCGAAATGACGCATCACGGCGACCTGATCGGCCGCCATCGTGCGCTTGGAATAGGGTG from Paraburkholderia aromaticivorans includes:
- a CDS encoding hydroxymethylglutaryl-CoA lyase; protein product: MALPQQVKIVEVGPRDGLQNEKEFVPTATKIELINRLSAAGFRNVEAASFVSPKWVPQMADGADVMAGIERRAGTIYSVLTPNLRGFEGALAARADEIVIFGAASEAFSQKNINCSIAESIDRFAPVAQAAKQHGLRIRGSVSCALGCPYQGEVPVASVVDVVERFAALGCDEIDIADTIGVGTPRRTREVFEAVTRVFPRERLSGHFHDTYGQALANIYAALLEGIEIYHASVAGLGGCPYAKGATGNVATEDVLYLMNGLGIETGIDLAQVVAIGDFISTSIGRPNVSRAGKALLAKARSEAANCV
- a CDS encoding YbaK/EbsC family protein encodes the protein MTDHASLESDDLTALPDAARRVALLLRERGHAGRIVMLPETGKTSAEAAAGLGCSVAQIAKSILFRRREDDAPVLVVASGANRVDEKKVAAQVGEIGRADAKFVREKTGYAIGGVCPIGHATEPVTLIDADLLELDSLWAAAGHPHAVFNLTAQELIALTGAPVIDVALRETA
- a CDS encoding DUF1289 domain-containing protein, with product MTAGLDNEDDPAVPSPCISVCRMDATTGWCEGCLRTIDEIASWSSLDDDAKRAVWDAIETRHVEFMASLPKERR
- a CDS encoding MaoC family dehydratase, translating into MNAAARIVTIGETFSSTLALSAESVKSFASLVNDHNPLHHDDAYAAQSRFGGLIASGTQPTAHFMALLATHFSTYAQPLGLEFNIKLKKAVHANDTLTITWRVKHAYWKPSLNGDLTHLEGTVVNQRGELMLIGSSTILVMPKPEAAANANAAPTLP
- a CDS encoding MBL fold metallo-hydrolase; the protein is MITLPESIRVFERGWLSSNNVLMVDDACAALVDTGYATHAPQTVALVRQALGARPLDLIVNTHLHSDHCGGNALLQAAWPCRTVIPASEADAVRDWDEARLTFRATGQNCERFGFTGTIAPGTPLRLGALAWEVLGAPGHDPHSLMLYCADERILISADALWENGFGVIFPELEGESGFAEEQAVLEAIAKLDVRLVIPGHGAPFTSVEQALERAFSRLAWLRADPARNAKNALKVLIVFKLLEVRAMRFDTLLQMLDDAAVMRAAASMLRPRGEWPALVKDIVEELAARNGPLAVEGERIVARAA
- a CDS encoding DMT family transporter, whose translation is MASNEIRRGAAEMTMAMLMSGTIGWLVVSSQQSPFNVVFFRCIFGGATLALVCAVLGLFRRRLFSWKMLGLALLGGAAIVINWVLLFAAYSRASISMATAVYNTQPFMLVALGALVFRERISPSTVAWLVVAFIGLVFVVKVEPAVLAVPGHYLVGVAYAVGAAAMYAVSSIITKRLKGTPPHLIALIQVSLGVLMLAPFVRFDALPTSGVQWLELIVLGIVNTGLMYVLLYGAIQKLPTSMTGALSFIYPVVAIIVDRVAFGQTLAWIQVLGAVLILLAAAGVNLGWRIVPQKRLSSP
- a CDS encoding Lrp/AsnC family transcriptional regulator, translating into MTKRLTPLAPAPLDDTDRALLAALAEDARQPVSELARQVGLSAPSTAERVRRLEAQGVIERFTVQVDPRALGYTLQAIVRVKPLPGQLHLVEEVIRRIPEFVECDKVTGDDCFICRLYLHSIEQLDEILTKVAERAETSSAIVKSTPVARRLPPLG
- a CDS encoding alpha/beta fold hydrolase; its protein translation is MAFENFTPFRLAVGDVDIFGVKGGAGPPLLLLHGHPQSHLIWQQCAVRLAEHFTVIATDLRGYGASDKPSSDAAHAPYSKRTMAADQVAVMRHFGYERFLVCAHDRGARVAHRMALDHADAVERLMLLDIAPTLAMYEATDRTFATHYFHWFFLIQPEPLPETLIGANPTAYVDAVMGSRHAGLAPFDPAALDAYRSALAEPGAVHAMCEDYRASASIDLEHDRADIERGHKIGCPLRVLWGDKGVIEKCFDALAEWRHVARDVSGRALPCGHYIPEEASDELVAEMLSFFEAVEQ